A single region of the Desulfurellaceae bacterium genome encodes:
- a CDS encoding YgiT-type zinc finger protein produces the protein MVKLLSCTHGCPGQPRPARVTRSFRHQPSHTEVVVHGIPVNVCVACGQSFVEEETAEQLQALLQSLPSLWKAKTHVEFGACSEDKPARL, from the coding sequence ATGGTCAAGCTTCTGAGCTGTACCCACGGCTGTCCGGGCCAGCCACGGCCGGCCCGGGTGACCCGGAGTTTTCGCCACCAGCCCAGTCATACGGAGGTTGTTGTCCACGGCATTCCGGTAAATGTCTGCGTGGCGTGCGGACAGTCCTTTGTCGAGGAAGAGACGGCCGAGCAGCTCCAAGCCCTGCTCCAATCCTTGCCGTCCCTGTGGAAGGCCAAAACGCATGTGGAGTTCGGAGCCTGTTCCGAGGACAAGCCTGCCAGACTCTGA